CCGCCGCCGAGGGGATCGGCGAAGAGGAGCTGGCGCAGGACGCGGCGTTTCTCAAACGCCTGTGGACCAAGGTGATGGAGCGCAAAAAGCGCAACAAAACCCGCTGTCGCCTCTATGGCGAGCTGGCACTGGCGCAACGCGTACTGCGCGATTTCGCCGGCGCCGCGCTCGATCGCATCCGCGTCGATTCACGCCTGACCTATGAGCTGTTGCTGGAGTTCACCTCCGAATATATGCCGGAGATGACGGCCAAGCTGGAACACTACAGCGGCAAACAGCCGATCTTCGATCTGTACGACGTAGAGAACGAGATCCAGCGTTCGCTCGATCGCAAGGTGGAGCTGAAGTCGGGCGGCTACCTGATCATCGACCAGACCGAAGCGATGACGACCATCGACATCAATACCGGCGCCTTCGTCGGCCATCGCAATCTGGATGAAACCATCTTCAATACCAATATTGAAGCGACCCAGGCGATCGCGCGCCAGCTGCGGCTGCGCAACCTGGGGGGCATTATTATTATCGACTTTATCGATATGAATAATGAGGAGCATCGCCGTCGGGTGCTGCATTCGCTCGATAGCGCGCTGAGTAAAGATCGGGTGAAAACCAGCATTAACGGTTTCTCCGCGCTGGGGCTGGTGGAGATGACGCGTAAACGCACCCGCGAAAGCATCGAACATGTGCTGTGCCAGGACTGCCCGGTCTGCAAAGGGCGCGGCACGCTGAAAACCGTCGAAACCGTCTGCTATGAGATCATGCGCGAGATCGTGCGCGTGCATCACGCCTACGACTCCGACCGTTTTCTGGTCTACGTCTCCCCGACCGTCGGCGAAGCGTTGAAAAGTGAAGAGTCGCACGCGCTGGCCGAAGTTGAGCTGTTTGTCGGCAAGCAGGTGAAAGTGCAAATCGAGCCGCTCTACACCCAGGAGCAGTTTGACGTGGTGATGATGTAAAGTCTGCTTAAGATTTTGGCCCGCATTTGCGGTTTCTCTCCGGTCAAGCGCTAAAAATGCGCGCCTGTTTCAGGTAAACTGTGCCTGATTTGCTTCTCCCTGCTGTTGCTGCAATGGCACATGGGAATGTGAGCCAGCTTATTCATCCGTTCAGTTTGCGCAAGACAAGGAGAGGTGTGTGTGAGGCAACTGCCCAGGATCCTGTTACTTACAGGCGCAGCGGTGATCGTCATCGTCGCGCTACTGGTCAGTGGTTTGCGGCTGTTGATGCCGCATATCGATCGCCACCGCGACACGCTGCTGAACGCCGTCTCCTCGGCCACCGGTTTAACGGTGGATGCCGCCTCGCTGCAGGGGCGGTGGGAAAACTTCGGCCCGACGCTGGATGCGCGCCAGCTGGCGGTGGCGCTGCCTGACGGCGGCGCGCTGCATATCGGCCGCGTCACGCTGGCGCTGGATGTCTGGCAATCTCTGCTGCATGCCCGCTGGCAATTCCGCG
This DNA window, taken from Mixta gaviniae, encodes the following:
- the rng gene encoding ribonuclease G encodes the protein MTAELLVNVTPSETRVAYIDGGILQEIHIEREAKRGIVGNIYKGRVSRVLPGMQAAFVDIGLDKAAFLHASDIMPHTECVAGEEQKNFSVRDIAELVRQGQDLMVQVVKDPLGTKGARLTTDITLPSRYLVFMPGASHVGVSQRIESEAERDRLKAVVSAYCDEQGGFIIRTAAEGIGEEELAQDAAFLKRLWTKVMERKKRNKTRCRLYGELALAQRVLRDFAGAALDRIRVDSRLTYELLLEFTSEYMPEMTAKLEHYSGKQPIFDLYDVENEIQRSLDRKVELKSGGYLIIDQTEAMTTIDINTGAFVGHRNLDETIFNTNIEATQAIARQLRLRNLGGIIIIDFIDMNNEEHRRRVLHSLDSALSKDRVKTSINGFSALGLVEMTRKRTRESIEHVLCQDCPVCKGRGTLKTVETVCYEIMREIVRVHHAYDSDRFLVYVSPTVGEALKSEESHALAEVELFVGKQVKVQIEPLYTQEQFDVVMM